A region of the Apium graveolens cultivar Ventura chromosome 6, ASM990537v1, whole genome shotgun sequence genome:
tcttggctcaatgaatcttcactttatactgcaagccccttgccctttttctcacagaccttagaagttgactcaacagcttccatcttcacttccttctccttttccaaatcagtaactagtgcaatggatcctcctttcttctttcccctctccatcctttcatcctgctctatctcaagctcataggtcttcaggatgccatacagtctctccaaagtaaactctttataatcttgtgagtttcttaatgagactgtcattggtttccattcctttggaagagatctaagaattttagattagagtctttagtctgatggactcttccatgcaacttaagagcatttagtagtttttgaaatctactaaaaatgtcagtgagtgactcactttcctcattgtgaaaatgctcatattgctgaatcaagagctgcatcttattttctctaacttgctcagtgccatcacagattatctgtatagtatcccagacttccttggcagttttgcagttgataatgttgtcaaacatgtctgcatcaactccattgaacataATGTTCATGGTCTTTTTATcattcctgacttgttcaatgtcagtatcagaccattcatgccttggcttgggaactgatggctcgtttcctgttgcagctctcattggaacgtgagggcctctttctatgcagtccacataggcctcatcttgagaaagcatatgaagatgcatctttaccttccaatgatggtaattatctttatctagaaaaggaatcttgactccaacatctttcttgttcatcttgctgaattgttttgatctttaaactctttgtagattaagagcttgctctgataccaattgttagtcccttaacaatatagcaagaattacagaaggggggttgaatggaattcttgaacctttttctcgaaataaaaatgttcaactcgaatatagatataagtgttttgattagcacgatgcggaatagaaacttaattgaatcaaaacataagtaattaaaaacaagagtctttaaaaactttctggtggatttaaacaattccaccagagatatatattatatatcgagaggactctgtgtgcaagaatgctcacagctacttacaaattgaactactgagaatacatggaaatgctaaagattctgcttacaaagatttctctatttttgtatctcagcttttttatttgtatttgctacattcttggtttatatattaccaagattacaaagtcaaaaagactgaataaatataaaaactatcagtcttaagctttgctacttttcgtcctctattacccagttaatgggcttccacagtaaatttgtatacatctcgacggttgtgctcagctttcactgttcaactgctgtttgaattctttatatgatcatccgttggactttatgaacatccgttggatatatgatcatccgtcgactttctgaacatccgttgatggcttcattgatcatccgcgactgctatattaaacatccttgatagtcatttgatcatccgtcgatggctttgttaatcatccgtcggtagctattttggcacttgacttcatttcacttatgcagaattacaagacatcatttatatacaattaatcaacctattctgcatatctagttaaagtcaacatgacttataggctactacagaatctatacaaagatgtatacataactgtgctacagactcattattacataagctactcactcgatggataataagtcaacatccgtcgggactataatgagttatccatcgggactataattcttatccgtcgagtgctatattatttcactaagtaaaatctacttagatgttttgtttatgaaatcatcaagtacacaatatatgcaCAACAATATGTCTGACATGTCCACTGGCAAAGTTTACTTAGCTTCCATTCACTAAGATTCAATCAAGAGCATACAATGTGTTTGAGATGGTGCACATTGACACATGGGGACCATATAGAGTTCATTACAGAGGTAATTATAGTTACTTTCTTACCTTTGTAGATGATTCTTGGGTACACTTACTCAAGCACAAGTCTGATGCATATAGTGCTATCTACAACTTTGTGAAAATGGTAAACACTCAATTTGATCAAATGGTAAAGATTATAAGGTCTGATAATGCCCTGGAATTTGATGATTACAAATGTAAATTTTTCTTTGAAAGATTAGGAATACTCCATCAAACTTCATGCCCAGATAAGCCACAATATAATGAAAGGGCAGAAAGGAAACATAGAAATATTTTGGAGATGGCCAGAGCTATGAGATTTCAAGGTGTTTTGCCACTCAAGTTCTGGGGAGATTGTGTGCTTGCTGCTACACATATTAATAATAGACTGCCAAGTGTTATATTAAGAGGTAAAAGTCCATGTTACCTATGATGGACATTTAAGAACTATGGGTTGTCTGACTTCCAATCCCAACTAGAAGAAAGATAATTTTCAAGAAATAGGAGTACCCTATGTATTTATAGGCTATTCTTCATTATAAAAAGGATATAGGTTGCATAATTTTCTAACTGGAACCACATTTGTTTCCAGAGATGTAAGATTTTATGAAATTATATACCTTTATCATGTATTTCAGTCAACTATGATAAAGAGCTCAGAAGTGCAGCAAGAAGCAACCAATGAGGACACATGTTACCTACGATTATTATGAGTATGATAATTTTCCAAATATAAGTCAAGATGCAACATAGTCAGAACCCGATCTTCATCAACAAGAACAATCAATTATTCAAAGATCAAATAGAGAGCATATACCTCCTGCTTGGTATAATGATTACTTTATCAGTGCCAATTGTGTTGGGAAGATAACTGAAACTCAGGCCATCTCTCAATTCTCATGCTTTATGAATACAGTAGGTAGAGCACCTGATACTAAATGTTTCAAATAAGCAGTAAGGCATAGTCATTGGCTCCAAGCCATTAATGAAGAACTGGATCTATTGGAAAGTAATCAAACCTGGGAAATTACTGATTTACCTGCTGGAaagactattatagggtgcaagtggatGTACACAACAAAGTTTGATCCTTAGAGAAAAAGTACCAGATACAAGTCTAGACTTGTTATTTTGGGAAATAAACAAAGGTATGacattgattatgaccaaacctttgCCCCTGTAGCAAAGTTATCTACAGTCAGATTTTTACTTGTAGTTGCATCTTTGAAGGGTTGGCACAAATATCAGATAGATGTGAAGAATGCATTTTTACATAGAAATTTGCAGGAGGTGGTATACATGAAATTTCCTCCATGTTATGAAGGTGCTGATTTTAGAATTGATGTTGCATCACTAGAGAAATATGCAAAATACTCTGTGCTTCAAACTAAAGTTTGCAGATTACTTAAGACCATTTATGGTATTAGACAGTCACCAAGACTATGGTTTGATAAGCTAAGCTCAGCtttaaaagagaatgattttactTCATCTAAGGTAGACTGCTCTTTCTTCAAAAAACAGGAGGATGAAAATTTCACTGCAATTCTGGCATATATGGATGACTTGATTGTGACAGGTAGCATCATGCCTCATATTCAGGAAGCAAAGAAATTTTTGAGCTCTTAGTTCAAGATGAAGAATCTTGGAGACTTGAGATATTTTCTAGGATTTGAAGTTGATAGAAGTGCTCAATGCATTTTTCTATCACAGAAGTAATATATGCAGAATATTCTTGAGGAGTTCAAAATGACAAAGTACAAGCCTTTAAGGTTAACGATGGATGCTCATGTGAAACTTCTTTTTACTGCTGGAGATCTCCTTCCTGATCCTGATGTATAGCAGAAACTTGTTGGTAAACTGATTTACCTTACAATCACTAGACTAGACATTGCATATATTGTGCATGTACCGAGTCAATTTATGCACAAACCTACATCTGTTCATTTTCAAACTGCAAAAAAGAGTTCTTAGGTATctttttggttctacaaatcaATGTATCCTCCTTACTTCTGATTCTGTAGCAGAACTCCAAGTTTATTGTGATAGTGATTGGGCATACTATCCTAACTCTAGGAGATCAACTTTTGGTTTCTGCCACAGTTGAACCAGAATATAGGTCTTTAGAAATGGATACATGTGATATAGGTCTTTAGCAATGGTTACATGTGAAGTCCCTTGGATCAAGCAACTTCTCAAGGACCTGGGACTTACTCATCTTGGAGCAAAtaccattttctgtgataataaAGTAGCATTGACAATTGCTGATAATCCAGTTCATCATCAAAAAACTAAATATGTGGAGATAGACTGTCATTTTATCAGAGAGAAGACTGTTGTAGGAAAAATTACTCCAACTTATGTCTCCACTACTAATCAACTAGTTGATGTTTACTAGTAGTGGTGGTAGACTTGTTTTTATCAAATGCTGAAGCTGTTGGAATATAAGCTAGAACCTTCCAGAAAAACTATTTAATTCCTTACATGAATGTGAAGTCACAGATACATGATTCTGGTGCATGAACCTTAGTTTACATATTCCTAGATAATTAAGTGTTCTATGTACTAGTTCAGTGAATCTATATCTATGTAATCCTATAAATTGTAATATCCAATTACTCAATCATATCAAGAAATTCTAGAGAACAAGTTTCTTCTCTTTGTATTTTATTTTTCCCATCAaattggtattagagcctatTCGAGAACCTGTTCTATAACCTGTTCAGAGCCAATTTCTTAACTTGTTCATCAAACATCCTCTTCTAATATGGCCACCAACAACAACACACTATAACCTCAACTGCCAAGATTAAATGGAAAGAATTCCGGTCAATGGAGTATTATGATGAAAGCTTTATTTGGTTCTCAAGATTTATGGGATATTGTTGAAACTGGTTATGAAGAACCTCCTGATGAAACTACTCTCAATCAACAACAATTGGCAGTTGTAAAGGAAAATCGGAAAAAAGACAAGAAAGCACTTTTTTCATATATCAGGCAGTAGATGAAGCTATTTTTGAAAGGATCTCTACAGCAGCAACATCAAAAGAAGCATGGAGCACTTTTAATACAACATACAAAGGTGAAGACAAGGTGAAGATGATAAGATTGCAGGCTTTAAGGGGTGAGTTTGAGCTATTAAGAATGAAGGAGATAGAGTTCGTAGAAGACTACTTTAACAGAGTTTTTTCTATCTCGAATCAACTCAGGGTCAATGGTGAAGAATTGAAGGATCAGCggataataaaaaaataattctTCGGAGTATGTCAAAGAAATACGAGCATATAGTTGTTGCAATAGAGGAATCAAAAAATTTAAGTGAGCTTCCACTTGAATCTCTATTGGGCTCCTTACAATCTCATGAATTAAGGATTAAACAATTTGAATCATCACCCTCTGAGCAAGCATTCCGGATGCAAGAATTCCATCGTGGAGGCTTCCATGGAAGAAGACGCGGGAGAAATTTTTGTGGAAAAGGAAGAAGCTAACCAGATTCTTACGCAAGAGGAAGGTCTCAAGCACGAAATTATCAATATCAATTAAATCATGAAGCAAGTTCAGGAAATCAATATGAAAGAGGAAGATTCCATGGACAAGTTAGAGACAGAGGAAGAGGTAATTATCAATTTTAAATCCAATGCAATTTTTGTCATAAATTTGGTCATTTAAAGAAAGATTGCTACTCGAGATTGAAATATGAAAGAAATGAGACCAGTTTTTTACATGAAAGTTCTGAATCAAAGAATGAAGAATCTGTCCTTCTTATGTTTAATGAGCAAGAGGTCTCCACCAAGAATATTTGGTACATTGACAGTGGTTGCAGCCACCACATGACAGGACACAAAAGCATTCTTATTAATCTGGATGAATCTGTCCAGCGAGAGGTAAAAACTGACGATGATAAACAGCACCTGATACAAGGATGTGGTGATGTTCCAATCCAAACCAAACGAGGCCAGAATTTTGTTTGTGATGTCTACTATATTCCAGGGCTGAAGCACAATCTTTTAAGCGTGGGACAATTATTAAATAAGGGACATAATGTGATTTTCAATGGTGAGCTGTGTGAAATAAGAGATAAGAATAATTCTCTTATTGCGAGAATCAAAATGACACCAAATAAAATGTTCCCTTTAAAGTTAAATGAGACATCACTCAATTGTTTCTCTAGTATTGTGGAGGACAAATGATGGCTGTGGCATCTAAGATATAATCAT
Encoded here:
- the LOC141664609 gene encoding uncharacterized protein LOC141664609, whose product is MDAHVKLLFTAGDLLPDPDAVDEAIFERISTAATSKEAWSTFNTTYKGEDKVKMIRLQALRGEFELLRMKEIEFVEDYFNRKDCYSRLKYERNETSFLHESSESKNEESVLLMFNEQEVSTKNIWYIDSGCSHHMTGHKSILINLDESVQREVKTDDDKQHLIQGCGDVPIQTKRGQNFVCDVYYIPGLKHNLLSVGQLLNKGHNVIFNGELCEIRDKNNSLIARIKMTPNKMFPLKLNETSLNCFSSIVEDK